A section of the Streptomyces sp. V3I8 genome encodes:
- a CDS encoding MarR family winged helix-turn-helix transcriptional regulator — MQPLPGGQTVSAADEAVETIHHEMTAFARRARASAGRMHPELSLVSYTLLGHLEVSGGCRATDLAAHHALDKSTVSRQVSALEGAGLIARRPDPRDQRVQVLDLTPAGTEILAQVTERRRAAFRARLAGWPEDDLQRFAAYLLRYNAAAEGPGGSTPAPADAPGTGPGPTPASASASAPADG, encoded by the coding sequence ATGCAACCACTACCGGGAGGACAGACCGTGAGCGCAGCCGACGAGGCCGTCGAGACCATCCATCACGAGATGACCGCCTTCGCGCGGCGGGCCCGGGCCTCGGCGGGCCGGATGCACCCCGAGCTGTCCCTGGTCTCGTACACCCTGCTCGGCCATCTGGAGGTGAGCGGCGGCTGCCGTGCCACCGACCTGGCCGCGCACCACGCCCTCGACAAGTCGACGGTGAGCCGGCAGGTGTCGGCCCTCGAAGGCGCCGGGCTGATCGCGCGGCGTCCCGACCCGCGGGACCAGCGCGTCCAGGTGCTGGACCTCACGCCGGCCGGGACGGAGATCCTCGCCCAGGTGACCGAGCGCCGCCGGGCGGCCTTCCGCGCACGCCTGGCGGGCTGGCCCGAGGACGACCTGCAGCGGTTCGCGGCGTACCTGCTGCGCTACAACGCGGCGGCCGAGGGGCCGGGGGGATCCACGCCCGCCCCCGCGGACGCCCCCGGTACCGGCCCCGGCCCCACTCCCGCTTCCGCTTCCGCTTCTGCTCCCGCGGACGGCTGA
- a CDS encoding GNAT family N-acetyltransferase: MSAAERVTAGRTAADHVLDNPARASLTGPHAHFAERRGRVLRYPVDVSPWLALPEDPGADDWADVAALAGPGQEIALPGFRGEIPDGWEVTFHVDGVQFVDDGLAAAPDPEAVRLGPADVPEMLDLVARTRPGPFLPRTVELGTYLGIRREGALVAMAGERLHPPGWTEISAVCTDAGFRGEGLATRLTLAVAHGIRARGETPFLHTGAGNTRAVRLYESLGFRLRRRTRFLSARVPELRPEEDGRSVAVG, translated from the coding sequence ATGAGCGCCGCGGAGCGGGTGACCGCCGGCCGGACGGCCGCGGACCACGTACTGGACAACCCCGCGCGGGCCTCGCTGACCGGCCCGCACGCCCACTTCGCCGAGCGCCGTGGCCGCGTCCTGCGCTACCCCGTCGACGTGTCGCCCTGGCTGGCCCTGCCCGAGGACCCCGGCGCCGACGACTGGGCGGACGTCGCGGCCCTCGCGGGACCCGGCCAGGAGATCGCGCTGCCCGGCTTCCGCGGCGAGATCCCGGACGGCTGGGAGGTGACGTTCCACGTGGACGGCGTGCAGTTCGTGGACGACGGCCTGGCCGCGGCGCCGGACCCGGAGGCGGTACGGCTCGGTCCCGCCGACGTGCCGGAGATGCTCGACCTCGTCGCGCGCACCAGGCCGGGCCCGTTCCTGCCGCGCACGGTCGAACTCGGCACGTACCTCGGGATACGCCGGGAGGGCGCGCTCGTCGCCATGGCGGGGGAGCGGCTGCATCCGCCGGGCTGGACCGAGATCAGCGCGGTCTGCACGGACGCGGGCTTCCGCGGCGAGGGACTGGCGACCCGGCTGACACTGGCGGTCGCGCACGGCATCCGCGCGCGGGGCGAGACCCCGTTCCTGCACACCGGGGCGGGCAACACCCGAGCGGTCCGGCTCTACGAGTCCCTGGGGTTCAGGCTGCGGCGCAGGACGAGGTTCCTGTCGGCACGCGTGCCGGAGCTGCGGCCCGAGGAGGACGGGCGGTCGGTGGCGGTGGGCTGA